From the Bacillus sp. (in: firmicutes) genome, the window CCAATAACGATCAACAAGTTATGAGCGTACGTTCCCTCTTTACCTCACCTCCCGTTTTTTATTCCATTTATTATCGAAAAATTCCTTCTCGTTTGAGCACATGTGAAACTCCCTTCTCCGCTATGTATCATTAATTTCGTTTAAAAAATAGGCTATGTTATATGTCATTGTTGATTTTTAGCAAGTTGTTCACACGGCGGCGACTCAGCGGGAACAAGAAGCCGCAAGACCCTTACTTGAGCGTAGCGAGTGAAGCGGCTTGCACCTTGCCTGCGGAAAGCGTCCGCCACAAGCGTAATGTATAATTTGTCAACAGTATCGGTTAACAGACACCCATACCAATAAAAATTAGCACATCAATGAATAAAATAACAGCAAAAGTTATCCACAGTTATTTCAGGGTAGAGCCAAAAAAAAGGCTTCGTCAAAATAAAACGAAGCCTTTTCTGTTCCTATTTTTTTACGACCATCGTTCCGGCAATTAAATCGTGTAAAGCTTGTTTTTTTTCGGTGAATGCTGCAATGATGTAACCAATCATAAAGATAGGGGATAGGAAACTTTGTGCTAAAAAGCGGCCAAGAGATCTCCAAAAAGAAATTCGCTCACCTTGCATAGAAACAACTTTTAACCCAAGTAATTTCTTTCCGATAGTCGCCTGCCATTTCGATGCATGTAATCCAGCATAATAAAGAATAGCCGCAATAAAATTAACTAAAAGAACAAGGCCATACGCTTTTAAAACAGCAAATAGCTCTTCATCTGTTAACTCTGCTTCTACCATGTTAGGATCTGACAATACTTCGGCATCAATATTAGCATACAAAATAGCACCAATAATAAAGGTACTGATAATTGCTAGTGGAATCCCTATGACTAAACCATCAATAATGTATGCAGCAAAGCGTTTCCAAAATCCAGCTGGTTGTAGATCAACAGTTGGTGACTCTCCCCCTAAATTTTGCATGTGTTGTTCGTTCATAGTTCCCCTCCTTTCATCATCAAGTACGAAAATAAAGAGAAAAAGTTTCACATTTTATAAAACATTTTTATTGATTCCTTCTTATGCATTATATAATCTAGAAGAAAATAATAAAACACCAATTTCAAATACATTACATAATAGGTGATTCATGTATGGAACATTTAATAAACCCAAAAGTAAAAGAAATTCAAATATCGGGCATTCGCCAATTTTTTAATATGGTTTCTTCCATCGACGGAATGATTTCGTTAACGATTGGTCAACCGGATTTTAATACACCGACTCATATTAAAGAAGCAGCTAAAAAAGCGATCGATGATAATTTTACTTCCTATACACATAACGCTGGATTTTTAGCTTTACGTGAAGCGGTAAGTTCCTTTTTGTATCAAAATTATCATATATCCTACAATCCACATACAGAAATTATTGTCACCAATGGTGCGAGCCAAGCCATTGATGTTGCTCTTCGAACCATTTTACAAGATGGCGTTGAAGTGATTTTACCTGGACCTGTATACCCTGGCTATGAACCAATTATCCGAATGATGAATGCCAACCCTATTTATGTGGACACACGAAAAAATAACTTTAAATTAACGGCTTCGTTAATTGAACAACACTTATCAGCCAAAACGAGATGCATTATTTTGCCTTACCCTTCGAACCCAACGGGAATGACATTGACGAATGAGGAGTTAGCCGAAATCGCCAACTTAGTGAGAGGAAAGGACATTTTTATAGTAGCTGATGAAATTTATAGCGAACTTGTATACGACAAACCACATGTATCCATTGCTTCTATGTTAAAAGAACAAACCATATTTATTAACGGTCTGTCGAAATCGCATGCGATGACTGGTTGGCGTATTGGTTTTTTATGTGCCCATGAACCGATTGCGAAACATATGCTAAAAGTACATCAATACAGCGTATCTTGTGCTTCCTCAATTTCTCAAAGAGCAGCCTATGAAGCGCTAACAAACGGCTGGAACGACTCCAAGGAAATGAAGCAAGAATACACTAAACGGAGAACTTATGTGTACGAACGGTTGCAAAGCATGGGGTTACCAGT encodes:
- a CDS encoding RDD family protein — translated: MQNLGGESPTVDLQPAGFWKRFAAYIIDGLVIGIPLAIISTFIIGAILYANIDAEVLSDPNMVEAELTDEELFAVLKAYGLVLLVNFIAAILYYAGLHASKWQATIGKKLLGLKVVSMQGERISFWRSLGRFLAQSFLSPIFMIGYIIAAFTEKKQALHDLIAGTMVVKK
- a CDS encoding aminotransferase A; the encoded protein is MEHLINPKVKEIQISGIRQFFNMVSSIDGMISLTIGQPDFNTPTHIKEAAKKAIDDNFTSYTHNAGFLALREAVSSFLYQNYHISYNPHTEIIVTNGASQAIDVALRTILQDGVEVILPGPVYPGYEPIIRMMNANPIYVDTRKNNFKLTASLIEQHLSAKTRCIILPYPSNPTGMTLTNEELAEIANLVRGKDIFIVADEIYSELVYDKPHVSIASMLKEQTIFINGLSKSHAMTGWRIGFLCAHEPIAKHMLKVHQYSVSCASSISQRAAYEALTNGWNDSKEMKQEYTKRRTYVYERLQSMGLPVLLPDGAFYFFVPIPKNIDKNSFEFAVDMAQQVKVAVVPGSAFSPMGEGYVRISYACSLNTLQKGLDRMEEYINTWNK